GATGTGAAACTAACTCTAGATCTGTGATAACATCTAATATTACCCTTTTAAATCGTGCTCATTGCTGCGGCATCAAAGACTGGGACAAAGTACTGGTCTGCTTCGGTCAACTACAGCTGGGACTGCTACCAAGGCGGGAAATGATGTTTTCTGTTAGCATGCGTTTAGGTCGTAGAACTTTTGTACATAAACTAAATGTGCGTAAACCGACGGAGTTGTCCGATTGGAGTACAGCTAAGCACTAGTTTGAAGCATCATTTAcggaaaaatttcataaaacggTATTGCCCAAAGTTTCCCTAAAACCAAGCACGCAGCAACGCGTACTAGCACCGGGAAGGACTTTGTTTTAGAGCCATTTCTAAGGCATTACCGGACCGAATACTTGCTCGGTATGGATGTCGCTGAATAGAGTAACTATTGGGCTTTTGAAATTCACTACCGACATGGACGATGACATTGTTTCAATAGCAACTATTGACTGTTTTGTCGGGTGAACCCACATCATATGACTCACGGGTGCTGCTAGGACACGTTTTTGCCAAGCTATTTCTGACATGGAACCCCAACAGCAATGTTGTGCCACTAGCTAGACTCATGTGCTTGTTAACTGTACAGAAAAGTTATTCAACTATTGCTCCCAGTAAATGTAAAATAGCGTTTTAGAaacatgttaccaaaaaaatagACAATATTTTGCGAACACTCAATAAGTGAACGATCATGTCTGCATCCCTAACACAGACATCATTatcgaacatcgcactgttgtcgGATTTACCTTCATTCAATCGTTTACACCAACGTGTCAGTGTCGCTGTACCTACTACCAACCAACCGCAATGTCTGAAGTTGCCGCCGAAGCCGCTGCCGCAGCTCCTGCTGCCTCGCCAGCCAAGGCCAAGAAGCCAAGGGCCCCTAAGGGACAGGGCAAGCCGAAGAAGCCATCGACCCATCCTCCAGTGAACGATATGGTTGTTGCTGCTATCAAAACCCTGAAGGAGCGCAACGGATCGTCCCTGCAGGCCATCAAGAAGTACATCGCTGCCAACTACAAGTGCGATGTCGCCAAGCTGGCCCCATTCCTCAAGAAGGCCTTGAAGAACGGTGTCGAGAAGGGCAAGTTTGTCCAAACCAAAGGAACTGGTGCATCCGGATCGTTCAAGCTGAAGGCTGAGGCCAAGAAGGCCGCCGGCGAGAAAAAGCCCAAGAAGGCCGGTGAGAAGAAAGCCAAGAAGGCTACCGGTGAGAAGAAGAAGGCTGCCAAGAAACCAGCTGGGGAAAAGAAAGCCAAGAAGCCAGCCGGCGAGAAGAAAGCCAAGAAACCAGCTGCAGCGAAAAAAGCCAAAGCTGCCGGTGCAAAGGCCGCCAAAAAAGCCGGAGGTGTGAAGAAGGCCGCTGCCCCGAAACAAAAGGCCACCAAGCCATCCAAGACCGCCGCAAAGAAGCCAAAGACCCCGAAACCGAAGAAGGCCGCCCCCGCCAAGAAAGCTGCCGCGAAGAAAACCGCCGCCAAGAAGTAATCTGGCGATTTTCGGAACCATCAGTCGTCATACTGCGAAACAGTATCCCACTTTCAAatcagtccttttcaggactaccaTCTTAGATCTTACCAAAGAGTTAAAAGTTGAAATGGTTTCCTATCATCCAATGCCAGGTCATACGTTTCCTAGAATACTGCTAGGTGCAATTCTCAAATAGGCCGGTCAGCTCGGCATGATTGAGTGGTGCCTTTTCGCTGCCGCCGAGCTTCCAGAGTGAAACTCTCGAATCTTTGCACCGTGTTGGTGTAGTTAAGGTTAATTGAAAATGACTGCAACTTCCCTGCAGATTGATTGGTTGGTGAAATTCCTGTTACTACCCGGTTGACATAGAGCAAGTCACCTGGAAGGCTGCACTTGAAATGATGAAATTCACAAACACCAATCGTGAGAAGCACTAATTGTCAGGATACAGCCATTTCTGTCTTCGCGCTTCGATATAACGTGCATTTTACCCTCGAtatacgtacaccaaaatttgtCTCAATGTGCACTTATTCTGGGTAGCATGGCTAAAGCTGCAATCGCATTTGGGGTGATTTTATCGTTT
This DNA window, taken from Aedes albopictus strain Foshan unplaced genomic scaffold, AalbF5 HiC_scaffold_256, whole genome shotgun sequence, encodes the following:
- the LOC115270073 gene encoding histone H1-like, with amino-acid sequence MSEVAAEAAAAAPAASPAKAKKPRAPKGQGKPKKPSTHPPVNDMVVAAIKTLKERNGSSLQAIKKYIAANYKCDVAKLAPFLKKALKNGVEKGKFVQTKGTGASGSFKLKAEAKKAAGEKKPKKAGEKKAKKATGEKKKAAKKPAGEKKAKKPAGEKKAKKPAAAKKAKAAGAKAAKKAGGVKKAAAPKQKATKPSKTAAKKPKTPKPKKAAPAKKAAAKKTAAKK